The nucleotide window CCGCGTCGGGCCTGGCCGGCGCCGGCGTGGCGGCCGGCTGCTGCATCCGGGCGGGCGCCGGCGCGGCGACGCCGGCGCCCGGCGGCGGCGCGGGCTCGCGCAGTGTGGCAGGCGTGGCGGCACTCGCCAGTCTGACGGCGGCCACCGGATCGACCGAGCCGGTCCCCGCCGCCTGCGTCAGGTCCGACAGGATCGGGATGACGTCGCCGGTGTCCGCGTCGCGCAGCCCATCGCCGGCCGCCGTTGCGGCGGGCGCAGGCGGCTCGGGCGCCGCGGGCGTGTCCGCCGCCCCAGGCGCCTCCGCGGAGCTCGCCTCGGCGCGCTCTTCGCCGATCAGGATTGCCAGGTCGCGGCCGCGCCGCTCCACGCGATACGCGGACCGCTGCTCGAGATCGATGACCACCCGCGTCACGGGAGGCGTGCGGCGGTTCATCCCCACGCGCACGCGCCGGACCGCTCCGCCCACGCTGGTCTGCACGGGCGCCGTGAAGGTGACCCCTGGAAAATCGACGACCACCCGCGGCGGCATATCTTCGGCTTCGGTGACGCTTCCCGGCAGAAGCGGGCCGTTGCCGCCGAGCAGGATGGCGATCGGCCCGGGCCCGCGTTCGACCCGGATCGACTGGAGGACGGTCGCGGCGCCCGCCGCGGGGGCGTTGCGCCGGCGGGCCGAGAGCGGCGCCACGGGCGCCGTGGGAACCCGGGGGCGGCCGGCCCGGAGCGCATGCTCCTGGAGCTCGACGCGGATGGTATTGCGCTCGCTGCGCACCTTGTGCGCCGCCGGTTGCGCCAGTGACACGCGCACGCGCCCGACGGGATTCCCGTCGAGCGCGACCGCGTCTTCGAACTCCACCGAGCGCACCAGCGGCGAGCCCGCGACCGCGCTGGTGGCCCCGCCGACGCGCACGTTGCGCATCTCGACGAGGACGGTGAGCGCGTCGGGCCGGCTCACGGAGTACGCGACCGGTTCGGACGCTTCGATGAGGACCGCATGGCTCTTCGCGCCGGCCGTCGCCGACACGCCGAGGAGGCGCACCGGCGCGCCGCCCGCGGCGAGAACCAGGCTGCCGAGCCCGGCCACGAACACCGCGGGGAGCAGACGGGCCGTGAGGCCGGCAAGCCGCATTACTTTCCCTCCTCCGGCACGCGCAGCGTTTTCCGCACTTCGCGCTGCTTGACGAGCGACAACGGGTCGTTCACGTCCTGGGCGAAGATCACCGCGTCGCCCGTGATCGTCTTGACCGCGCCGTCGAGCAGCTTGTCGCCGGGATGAATGATGTAGGTCTTGTTGTCGGGGCCCTGGACCATCGCGACGTACGTGGCGCGGTTCTTCACGATGCCGCGCACGGTGACCTCGCCGATCATCACGCCTTCGCGCCCGTCCGGCCGGTTCTCGCGATTCGTGTTCAGTTCCGCGCCGCGCAGCAGCAGGCTGACGAAGGGATCGCGTCGCCCTTCTGGGTTGTAGGAGTAGACCTCCGGCGCCGGGGCGGCCGGGACCTGCGCGGCGGGCGTCGTGGCGGCCGAGGGCGGCGGCGCGGCCGGCGCCTGGGCGGCGGCGACTGACGCCGTCGTCACGCCGATTGCCAGGACGAGAAAAGCGCGAAAGCGCATCGGGTTCACCATGTCATTTCCAAACGTCGCACGTCGCACGTCGCACGTCGCACGTCGCACGTCGCACGTGTCAGGGTCCCGCCCGCGGGGGCACCGCGCCCGGAGTCGCGTTCGGGGCCGGCCGCTCGAGCAGCACGAAGGTCGTCGCCGTGCACTCGGCGGAGATCGTGTTCGTCGGATCGGGCCGCTCGCGCGCCGTGATCCGGAGGTTCGAGACGTTGATGATCCGCGGGAACTTGCTGATGCGATCAAAGAACATCCCGAGGTTGTGGTACGTGCCGTCGATGCGCAGCCCGATCGGCCACTCCGCATGCAGCTGGCGCACGGCGATCGCCTGCGGCGCGAACACGCGAATCGTCAGATTGGACTGCGTGGCGAGCGTCTGGATGCGGCGCAGCAGATCGCCGACGTCCTTCTGCTCGGGCAGCACGGCCTTCAGCGCGTCGAGGCGCCGCTCGAGGTCCGTGACATACGCACGGAACTCCGGCAGGCGGCGCGCGGTCGCGAGACCGCGCGCAATGTCGGTGCGCAGCTGGCCGAGGCGCACGTCTTTCTCCTGAACCTCGGTCGCCATCCCGGCGATGTAATAGGTCTCCACGGCGTACACGCCGCCGAGCGCCAGCAGCACGAAGGCGAGGATCTGGCCCCACCACGGAAGCCGGCTGAGCGAAAGCTGCTGCATGGGTTTCCCTGCGAAATATCGGTGCCGGACCGCTGTTTCTTTAGCGGCGCGCGGCGGCTGGAGGGGCCGCCGCGGGCGCCACGGCCGGCCCGCCGGACGCCTGGAATGTCGCCTTCACCGTGAACCGCACCAGGTCTCCGCCCTGGGGCTGCGTTTCCACCGCGCTCTGGAGAATTTCCACCGGCCGCAAAAAGGCCCCGGAGCTCTCCAGGTTCCCCACCAGATCCGAGAGCGACGTCAGCGACGTGCTCACCCCCTGCATCGTCACGTCCATGCGGCCGGTCTTCGGATCGCCGGCCTGCGTGAGCTGCGTCAGCCAGAGCCGATCCGGCAGCGCGCGGCTGAGGGAATCGAGCAGGTGTACCGGCCCGCTCTGCCCCTTGCGCAACTCCTCGATCAGCGCGACGCGCTCCTGAAGCTGCGCCCGGCGCGTCTCGAACTTCTGCACGTCGCTCAGCACGAGGCGCAGCCGCCGCGTCTCGGCTTCGGCCGCCTCGATCTCGGAATCGAGCCGGGCGAGCTGCTGGCTGACGGACCAGTAGCGCCAGCCCAGGCCGAGCACCGTCAGCACGAGAATCAGCGTGGCCGCGATCGCCACCTTCTGCGCGGGCTGCAGGCCTGCCGACGGCCGCCGCTTCGTCCGCTCGCGTTCGACCGCGAGCAGGTTGATGAAGCGATCGCCGACCCGCCGCAGGGCGAGGCCGACGGCGACGACCGCGGTCGGTGCCGCCTCGGACGCGTCGCCGAACTTCCGCGCGTCGAACGCGATGTTCCGGAAGGGATCGAAGGCCTCGATCGGCGCATCGAACCGCTCGCGCAGCTGCTCGAAAAAGGCCTCGACGCGCGAGCCGCCGCCGCTGACCACGATCCGATCGATCTTGTCGTTGGAGGTCGTCGCCTTGAAGAAGTCGAACGTCTTCTGGATCTCCAGCATGACGTTCTCGCTCACCGCGCGCAGCACCGGCCGCGCTTCCTCGTACTGCGCCCCGTCCATCGCCTGCCCGCGCTTGAGCGCATCAGCGGCCTCGAACGGGAGGTTCAGCTCCTTCTGCAGCGCCTCGGTGTAGGCGTTCCCGCCGATCGAAATGTCGCGCGTGAACACCGACTGCTCGCCGGAGATGATGTTGATGTTCGTGGCGCTCGCGCCCACGTTCAGCAGCACCACCACCTGGCCCGGCTCGACGCCGTAATTGGTCTGATACGCGTTCTGCAGCGCAAACGCGTCGACATCCACCGCCACTGCCGCCCGCCCCGCCTGGGCGATGACGCCGGTGTCGTCCGCGATCTTCTCCTTCTTCGCGGCCACGAGCAGGACGTCCATCGTCCCCTTCTCGCCGCCGCTTTCGAGGATCTTGTAGTCCAGGTTGACGTCCTGGATGTCGAACGGGATGTACTGCTCGGCCTCCCAGTAGATGGACTCGGCGAGCTCCGCCTCGGTCATCTGGGGCAGCGTGATCTTCTTGACGATGACGGCGTTGCCGGAGAGCGAGGCCGCGACGTCCTTCGTCTTGATCTTGCGCCCGGTGAACAATCGCCGGATCGCGTCGGCGACGGCGCTGCCGTCGATGATCGCGCCATCGACGATGCTGTCGGGCGGGATCGGCTCGACGCCGTAGCCGACCACCTTGTAGCCCTTGCCCGACGCCTTGAGCTCGACCGCCTTGACGGCGCTCGAGCCAATGTCGAGCCCGACGAGAGACTTGGCGCGCTTGAGCAGCACAGTCGTATCCCTGGAAACTGTCCGGAACTTGTTGTACGGATGGCGGTTATGCTACCACTCCACCGCGGGTGTTTCAATAATGCGACGACCCGGTGGACCAGTCCCGCCCGTCCGGAACGGGCAAGCAGGGTGCCACCGTGTCCGGCACTCGCTTTTGGTCATTTCCGCACGCACTTGCGCAATTTCTGATATCGGTCAATCGGTGGTCGGGCTTTGGCGTACTCCAAAATCGAGATCGAATCACGAAAGTGTCAGTGGCGCATGAATGCGCGCCGCGGGACCCCTCTGCGTTGACTTTGCCTCCAATTCCCTGTATCCTTTCGGTTTGCCGTCCTTTGAATCAGGCTGGAAGGGAACTCATGCGAACGGTTGTCCCCGCCGCCGCTAGCGTAGACAAGCGGTGGCACGTGATCGACGCGGAAGGCAAGGTGCTGGGGCGCGTAGCCACGGCCGCCGTCCGCCTGCTGATGGGCAAGCACAAGCCGGCATACACGCCGTTTCTTGACTTCGGCGATCACGTCATCATCGTCAACGCGGCGAAGATCAAACTGACGGGCCGCAAGGAAGAACAAAAGCTTTACCGCTATCACAGCGGGTATGAGGGCGGGTTGCGCGAGGAGCGCGCGAAGGACGTCCGGCAGAAGGACCCGGTGCGCCTGGTCGAAGAGGCCGTCAAGGGGATGCTGCCCAAGACCAAGCTTGGCAACGCCATGGGGCGCAAGCTGAAGGTCTACAAGGACGACAAGCATCCGCACGTGGCCCAGAAACCCGCGAAGCTCGAGGTTGCGTAACGTGGCAGTGATTCAGTACTACGGGACGGGTCGCCGGAAGACATCCACCGCCCGCGTGTTCCTGAGGCCCGGCAAGGGCAGCATCACCATCAACGAAGGCACCTTCGAGGGGGCCTTCCCCACCGAGGCGCTGCGCAGCCAGATTCGCCAGCCGCTGCTCGTCACCGAGACGGCCGATAAGTTCGATGTGCTCGCCACGCTCAGTGGCGGGGGCGTCGCCGGCCAGGCCGGGGCGCTCAGGCTCGGTATCGCGCGCGCGCTCGTGGAATACAACCTCGAACTGCGCAGCCGCTTGAAGCAGGCGGGCTTCCTCACGCGCGACGCGCGCATGAAGGAGCGCAAGAAATACGGACAGAAGGGGGCGCGCAAGCGCTTCCAGTTCAGCAAACGGTAATGGAGGGAGCTTGACCGCGATCGCTGTGAAGGAACTGCTCGAAGCGGGCGTCCACTTCGGGCATCAGACGAAACGCTGGAATCCGAAGATGAAGCCGTTCATCTTCGGTGAACGGAACGGCATCTACATCCTGGACCTCGCGAAGACCGCGAAGGCGTTTCGCGATGCCGAGTCGTTCGTCACGCAGCTCGCCTCCGAGGGCAAGACCATCCTGTTCGTGGGGACCAAGCGGCAGGCGCAGGACGCCATCTCGGAAGAGGCGCAGCGCTGCGGCATGTTCTACGTGAACCAGCGCTGGCTGGGCGGCCTCCTGACCAACTTCACGACGATCCAGCGCTCGCTCGCGCGGCTTCGCGAGCTCGAGGCGATGGCCACCGACGGCCGGTACGACACGCTGTCGAAGAAGGAAATCGCCGGCATCGAGAAGGAAAAGAAGAAGCTGCAGAAGAACCTGGACGGCATCCGCCACATGAACCGGCTGCCGGACGCGATCTTCGTGGTGGACACCCGCAAGGAAAAGATCGCGGTCGACGAGGCGCGGAAGCTGAAGATCCCGGTCATCGGCGTCGTGGACACCAACTGCGATCCGGACGAAGTGGACTTCGTCATCCCGGGCAACGACGACGCGCTGCGCGCCATCCGGCTGTTCACCTCGCGCGTGGCGGAAGCCGTGCTGGCTGGCCGCGGCGTCCGCGAGGCGCAGCAGGCGGAAGACCAGGCCGAGAACGAGGCCGAGCAGGCGCGCCGCCAGGCGCGCTCGCCGCGTGCCACGCGGCCCGAGCAGCCGGCCTCAGTGTAAAAAGGGGTCGGGAGCCTTTTTCGTTGGGGTCGAGAGCCGAAAAAGGCTCCCGACCCCTTTTTACGTACGGAGAATCGGAGCAATGGCAGCAACGGCAATTACGGCGGATTTGGTGAGGCAGCTTCGCGAGCGCACGGGCGCCGGCATGATGGACTGCAAGGCGGCGCTGGCGGAGACGGGCGGGGACATGGAGAAGGCGGTGGACGTCCTCCGCAAGCGCGGGCTCGCGCAGGCGGCCAAGAAGAGCGGCCGCTCGACCAACGAGGGGATCGTGCACGCCTACATCCACCAGGGGGGCAAGGTCGGCGTCCTGGTCGAAGTGAACTGCGAGTCCGACTTCGTGGCGCGGACCCCCGACTTCCAAACGCTCGTCAAGGAGCTCGGCCTGCAGATCGCGGCCGCCTCACCGCTGTTCGTCGGCCGCGACGACGTGCCCGCCGAGACGCTGGAGCGCGAGAAGGCGATCTACCGCGAGCAGATGGCGGCCTCGGGCAAGCCCGCCAACGTGATCGATAAGATCGTCGAGGGGAAGCTGAATAGCTACTACGAGCAGGTCTGCCTGCTCGACCAGCCGTCGATCCGCGATCCGAAGCTGAAGGTCGCCGACATGATCAAGGCGGTCATCGGGAAGCTCGGCGAGAACATCGCGGTGGCGCGCTTCGCGCGCTTCAAGGTCGGCGAGCGCGCCTGACGACGCTCCGCGCTCGAATCTGGTGGTCTCGTGATTTGGTGATGTGGTGGG belongs to Acidobacteriota bacterium and includes:
- a CDS encoding pilus assembly protein PilP — its product is MRFRAFLVLAIGVTTASVAAAQAPAAPPPSAATTPAAQVPAAPAPEVYSYNPEGRRDPFVSLLLRGAELNTNRENRPDGREGVMIGEVTVRGIVKNRATYVAMVQGPDNKTYIIHPGDKLLDGAVKTITGDAVIFAQDVNDPLSLVKQREVRKTLRVPEEGK
- the pilO gene encoding type 4a pilus biogenesis protein PilO, whose product is MQQLSLSRLPWWGQILAFVLLALGGVYAVETYYIAGMATEVQEKDVRLGQLRTDIARGLATARRLPEFRAYVTDLERRLDALKAVLPEQKDVGDLLRRIQTLATQSNLTIRVFAPQAIAVRQLHAEWPIGLRIDGTYHNLGMFFDRISKFPRIINVSNLRITARERPDPTNTISAECTATTFVLLERPAPNATPGAVPPRAGP
- the rpsI gene encoding 30S ribosomal protein S9, yielding MAVIQYYGTGRRKTSTARVFLRPGKGSITINEGTFEGAFPTEALRSQIRQPLLVTETADKFDVLATLSGGGVAGQAGALRLGIARALVEYNLELRSRLKQAGFLTRDARMKERKKYGQKGARKRFQFSKR
- the rpsB gene encoding 30S ribosomal protein S2, which gives rise to MTAIAVKELLEAGVHFGHQTKRWNPKMKPFIFGERNGIYILDLAKTAKAFRDAESFVTQLASEGKTILFVGTKRQAQDAISEEAQRCGMFYVNQRWLGGLLTNFTTIQRSLARLRELEAMATDGRYDTLSKKEIAGIEKEKKKLQKNLDGIRHMNRLPDAIFVVDTRKEKIAVDEARKLKIPVIGVVDTNCDPDEVDFVIPGNDDALRAIRLFTSRVAEAVLAGRGVREAQQAEDQAENEAEQARRQARSPRATRPEQPASV
- the pilM gene encoding type IV pilus assembly protein PilM, coding for MLLKRAKSLVGLDIGSSAVKAVELKASGKGYKVVGYGVEPIPPDSIVDGAIIDGSAVADAIRRLFTGRKIKTKDVAASLSGNAVIVKKITLPQMTEAELAESIYWEAEQYIPFDIQDVNLDYKILESGGEKGTMDVLLVAAKKEKIADDTGVIAQAGRAAVAVDVDAFALQNAYQTNYGVEPGQVVVLLNVGASATNINIISGEQSVFTRDISIGGNAYTEALQKELNLPFEAADALKRGQAMDGAQYEEARPVLRAVSENVMLEIQKTFDFFKATTSNDKIDRIVVSGGGSRVEAFFEQLRERFDAPIEAFDPFRNIAFDARKFGDASEAAPTAVVAVGLALRRVGDRFINLLAVERERTKRRPSAGLQPAQKVAIAATLILVLTVLGLGWRYWSVSQQLARLDSEIEAAEAETRRLRLVLSDVQKFETRRAQLQERVALIEELRKGQSGPVHLLDSLSRALPDRLWLTQLTQAGDPKTGRMDVTMQGVSTSLTSLSDLVGNLESSGAFLRPVEILQSAVETQPQGGDLVRFTVKATFQASGGPAVAPAAAPPAAARR
- the tsf gene encoding translation elongation factor Ts translates to MAATAITADLVRQLRERTGAGMMDCKAALAETGGDMEKAVDVLRKRGLAQAAKKSGRSTNEGIVHAYIHQGGKVGVLVEVNCESDFVARTPDFQTLVKELGLQIAAASPLFVGRDDVPAETLEREKAIYREQMAASGKPANVIDKIVEGKLNSYYEQVCLLDQPSIRDPKLKVADMIKAVIGKLGENIAVARFARFKVGERA
- a CDS encoding AMIN domain-containing protein, giving the protein MRLAGLTARLLPAVFVAGLGSLVLAAGGAPVRLLGVSATAGAKSHAVLIEASEPVAYSVSRPDALTVLVEMRNVRVGGATSAVAGSPLVRSVEFEDAVALDGNPVGRVRVSLAQPAAHKVRSERNTIRVELQEHALRAGRPRVPTAPVAPLSARRRNAPAAGAATVLQSIRVERGPGPIAILLGGNGPLLPGSVTEAEDMPPRVVVDFPGVTFTAPVQTSVGGAVRRVRVGMNRRTPPVTRVVIDLEQRSAYRVERRGRDLAILIGEERAEASSAEAPGAADTPAAPEPPAPAATAAGDGLRDADTGDVIPILSDLTQAAGTGSVDPVAAVRLASAATPATLREPAPPPGAGVAAPAPARMQQPAATPAPARPDA
- the rplM gene encoding 50S ribosomal protein L13 gives rise to the protein MRTVVPAAASVDKRWHVIDAEGKVLGRVATAAVRLLMGKHKPAYTPFLDFGDHVIIVNAAKIKLTGRKEEQKLYRYHSGYEGGLREERAKDVRQKDPVRLVEEAVKGMLPKTKLGNAMGRKLKVYKDDKHPHVAQKPAKLEVA